In the Alistipes provencensis genome, GCGGTCAGGACGAGAACGCTTATATTATATATAAGTATCGTCCGGGATTTGGTCCCGACAGCGTAGATGTCCGAAAGGAAAAAGAGCAGGGCCAGCAGGTCGAGGACGAAAATGCCGCCCAGCAGGATGAGGTTCCGGAAGGGGATTGCGGTGAACAGCATGAGGGGCTTTCCGGCGATGAATGCGTTGCCCAGCGCCGTAAGCGGAGCCGGGAAATCGCCTCCGGCGCCCCAGTTGATGTAGCAGATTATAAAGGCCGGGAGCAGCAGTCCGGCAGCGGCTACGGTGACTTCGCGCAGCGTGCGCCGGAAAAGCAGCACGGCCAGCGGCATCATCAGGAGCAGCGGCAGTGCGGCGGTGTTGACGAAGGGCAGCAGTCCGAGGTAGAGCGACGCCCGGAAGATGGCGTCGAAGCCGTATCCGTTGCAGAACGAACGAGCGAAATTCTTGATCGAGAGGGCCAGCAGAGCCGATGCGGTGAATACCGGCAGGTAGTCGTCCCCGACAGCGAGGCCGCATACGATGGCCCCGAAGAGCGGAATGGCGAGGCAGGTGCCGACCGAGTAAAGGTTGTAACGAATGGTCATCCGACCGGCGCACATGCCCGTGAAGATAATCAGCAGTCCGGCGATCCAGCGCGCCCATACGGGATGTGCGGTCTGGAATTGCAGCAGCAGTTCCCCGGGGGACGCCGTAGTCAGGGCCCCTTCGGGCAGTATGGCTGCGCTGCCGGCCAGCGCCGGGTCGCAGCCACGTCCGGCCGCGCCCCACATCGCGGGCCGCGCCCCACATCGCGGCGACGGCGAGTGCGGCGAGGGTCAGAAAAGCCGGGACGAGCGGCTGCCGGGCGATGTCGAATTTCATATCGGGAATTTTCCTTGTCGCAAAATTAGCGAAAAAAGCCGGAATATTATGTAACTTTGCTTCGATGTTGGAAAACCAGTACCAATACGAGCTCCGGGAGGCCGGATGCGACGAGGCCGGGCGGGGATGTCTGGCCGGACCGGTGTTTGCTGCGGCGGTGATCCTGCCGCCCGATTTTCACGACCCGTTGCTCAACGACTCGAAGCAGATGACCGAACGCAACCGCGACAAGCTGCGGTCGATCATCGAGCGTGAGGCTGTGGCATGGGCCGTCGAGGCCGTTTCTGCGGCCCGGATCGACGAGATCAACATCCTGAACGCCTCGTTCGAGGGGATGTCGCTGGCCGCGGCGCGGCTCGATCCTGCGCCGGGATTTCTGGCTATCGACGGCAACAGGTTCCGGACGCGGCTCGAAATTCCATACCGCTGCATCGTCAAGGGCGACGGGAAATATGCCGACATTGCCGCCGCTTCGGTCCTTGCCAAGACCCATCGTGA is a window encoding:
- a CDS encoding ribonuclease HII — encoded protein: MLENQYQYELREAGCDEAGRGCLAGPVFAAAVILPPDFHDPLLNDSKQMTERNRDKLRSIIEREAVAWAVEAVSAARIDEINILNASFEGMSLAAARLDPAPGFLAIDGNRFRTRLEIPYRCIVKGDGKYADIAAASVLAKTHRDEYMLHLAEEFPQYGWTKNKGYPTREHRLAIREYGLTPHHRLTFNHEIDQLEFQF